The following are encoded in a window of Nibricoccus aquaticus genomic DNA:
- a CDS encoding polyprenyl synthetase family protein yields MDFPDRLHAYTTRAETALDALLPSATTRPARIHEAMRYSLQAGGKRLRPVLALATAELTGQPCVDPLPAAVALECIHTYSLIHDDLPCMDNDDFRRGRPTCHKAFDEATALLAGDALLTHAFRLLATQYAANPTLSHALTLELSNAASSEQLIGGQMEDLLAEKKSDATPDQLEFIHLNKTAAMIRASLVMGGLCAGLDAPALDTLRVLGRELGLTFQIIDDILDATADSATLGKTAGKDAKADKTTFVKLHGLDGARRHAREHTDAALAALAQLPGDTAFLRQLVETMLVRKS; encoded by the coding sequence ATGGACTTCCCTGACCGCCTCCACGCCTACACGACCCGCGCCGAAACCGCCCTCGACGCCCTCCTCCCCTCGGCGACCACCCGCCCCGCGCGCATCCACGAAGCCATGCGCTACAGCCTCCAGGCCGGCGGCAAACGTCTCCGCCCCGTCCTCGCCCTCGCCACCGCCGAGCTAACCGGCCAGCCCTGCGTCGACCCGCTTCCCGCCGCCGTCGCCCTCGAATGCATCCACACGTACTCGCTCATCCACGACGACCTCCCGTGCATGGATAACGACGACTTCCGCCGCGGCCGCCCCACCTGCCACAAAGCCTTCGACGAAGCCACCGCCCTCCTCGCCGGCGACGCCCTCCTCACCCACGCCTTCCGCCTCCTCGCCACACAGTACGCCGCCAATCCAACCCTCTCGCACGCGCTCACCCTCGAACTCTCCAACGCCGCCAGCAGCGAACAACTCATCGGCGGCCAGATGGAAGACCTCCTCGCCGAGAAAAAATCCGACGCCACCCCCGATCAGCTCGAGTTCATTCACCTCAACAAAACCGCCGCCATGATCCGCGCCTCCCTCGTCATGGGCGGCCTCTGCGCCGGCCTGGACGCTCCCGCGCTAGACACGCTCCGCGTTCTCGGTCGCGAACTCGGACTCACCTTCCAGATCATCGACGACATCCTCGATGCCACCGCCGACAGCGCCACCCTCGGCAAGACTGCCGGCAAAGACGCCAAAGCCGACAAGACCACTTTCGTGAAACTCCACGGCCTCGACGGCGCCCGCCGCCACGCCCGCGAACACACCGACGCCGCCCTCGCAGCCCTCGCCCAACTCCCCGGCGACACCGCCTTCCTCCGCCAGCTCGTCGAAACCATGCTCGTCCGCAAAAGTTAA